Proteins encoded by one window of Desulfovibrio ferrophilus:
- a CDS encoding flagellin has product MSLVINNNLMAANAARNLSQSFGALGTSVRRLSSGLRIGTASDDAAGLAIRELMRSDIAALNQGVRNANDAISMIQTADGALQVIDEKLIRMKELAEQGATGTYNSDQRLIIDSEYQAMASEITRIANATDFNGIYLLNGNLSSDTHTGSGLVSTGKMKVHFGTANDSSEDYYYIRIDTSTASALGVGNQATSTSAGFTISTQSAAQNALDGIKNAIVSKDKIRANLGALQNRLENTISNLQIQSENLQAAESRISDVDVAIEMTEFVRQQIKSSAAVSMLAQANSLPRMAMQLLGG; this is encoded by the coding sequence ATGTCTCTGGTCATCAACAACAACTTGATGGCGGCAAATGCCGCGCGGAACTTGAGCCAATCTTTTGGCGCACTTGGAACATCCGTTCGTCGTCTTTCTTCCGGTCTTCGGATCGGTACCGCCTCTGACGATGCGGCCGGTCTGGCCATTCGAGAGCTGATGCGTTCGGATATCGCAGCCCTGAACCAGGGTGTGCGAAATGCCAACGATGCCATCTCGATGATTCAGACCGCCGACGGCGCGCTCCAGGTCATCGATGAAAAGCTCATCCGCATGAAGGAACTGGCAGAACAGGGTGCCACGGGTACTTACAACTCCGACCAGCGTCTGATCATCGACTCCGAGTATCAGGCCATGGCTTCGGAAATCACTCGTATCGCCAACGCCACGGACTTCAACGGCATTTACCTGTTGAACGGTAACCTGTCATCCGACACTCACACCGGTTCTGGCCTTGTTTCTACCGGTAAGATGAAGGTCCACTTCGGTACCGCCAACGACAGCTCCGAGGACTACTACTACATCAGGATCGACACTTCCACGGCTTCGGCTCTGGGTGTTGGCAACCAGGCGACGTCCACGTCTGCCGGTTTCACGATCTCGACTCAGTCCGCGGCGCAGAACGCACTGGACGGCATCAAGAATGCCATCGTGTCCAAGGATAAGATCCGAGCCAACCTCGGCGCTCTCCAGAACCGTCTGGAGAACACCATCTCCAACCTGCAGATCCAGTCTGAGAACCTGCAGGCGGCCGAATCCCGCATCTCCGATGTGGACGTGGCCATCGAGATGACCGAGTTTGTGCGTCAGCAGATCAAGTCCTCGGCCGCAGTGTCCATGCTCGCCCAGGCCAACTCGCTGCCTCGTATGGCCATGCAGCTCTTGGGCGGTTAA